One part of the Bdellovibrio bacteriovorus genome encodes these proteins:
- a CDS encoding transglycosylase SLT domain-containing protein, with translation MIMAGGLLVGSVAFAQVQKVDVKKELPKAPVVDLYRIADTKKTAKLSPLSQLKDYEIHLKWAECARLAPQVFTANKDLRGWVGVTWLHCLDESQKKVKDRAAVDRALTTMESHKDLFRNGPWSANLEKYYLDFKMVQLEDQVTRKNKKAAVGIDALLSGAAVLNREQKSKAYQLLGDLAMLDNNYNEAQFFFEQAQDQKDSKYLQEKLDFIAKTKTTVMPPAKTATAAPEMAGDEAKIEERIKLAQKQNDPIAALKDSVQILNEYPGSRAARRLKDKPLEIYNSLSEKLVKVKALNEMEEADTTRLMEWAHNMHRRADYSGSLSLAMKALDKSPQAPSTTSALWIASRSAHFLGQYDKALELYKKLYTYHLGSDEAAEALFRASLIYFRKQDYTSSSALLERLLQQGRDRYDLNGQYWLVRSLQESKSERATQAAADLIERYPFSYYGLRLRAESQKGKLSWPDNKDKAPALGNEFFVVGAQKSAWHRFKILSEAGWVSEAQEELSSVPFLKDATLKVQLAEKLVERHQYVTAIRWINEALEADPRLRREQFVKIGYPEAFASLYQVEADRYGVDAVLFKSLTRQESAFNLKAVSTSNALGLMQMIPPTAQEVSKKLGMKVELPDDMFRPEVNIPMGSYYVSQMLDQFQGSVPFALAAYNAGPYRMKLWIDARAEVSELLAKPSSAPVDELWFDELPWTETSFYVKAILRNVLLYRLSEKGNYEVNPVLWQDLLNKKAK, from the coding sequence ATGATCATGGCCGGTGGCCTTCTTGTGGGAAGTGTTGCTTTTGCCCAGGTGCAAAAGGTGGATGTAAAAAAAGAACTGCCGAAAGCTCCGGTGGTGGATCTTTACCGCATTGCCGACACCAAAAAAACAGCAAAGCTTTCGCCCTTGTCTCAGTTGAAGGATTATGAAATTCATTTGAAGTGGGCCGAGTGCGCGCGTTTGGCGCCTCAGGTTTTCACAGCCAACAAAGACCTGCGTGGCTGGGTAGGGGTAACCTGGCTGCACTGCCTGGATGAGTCCCAGAAGAAAGTGAAGGACCGCGCGGCCGTGGATCGTGCCTTGACCACGATGGAGTCGCACAAGGATCTTTTCCGCAATGGACCGTGGTCTGCAAATCTTGAAAAGTACTATCTGGATTTTAAGATGGTGCAACTGGAAGATCAGGTGACCCGCAAGAACAAAAAGGCGGCTGTCGGTATTGATGCCTTGTTGTCCGGCGCGGCTGTGCTGAATCGTGAACAGAAATCCAAGGCTTATCAGTTGCTGGGTGATCTGGCGATGCTTGATAACAACTACAACGAAGCGCAGTTCTTCTTTGAACAGGCACAGGATCAGAAAGACTCCAAATATCTTCAGGAAAAACTGGATTTCATCGCGAAGACCAAAACAACGGTGATGCCTCCGGCAAAAACCGCGACCGCCGCGCCAGAAATGGCGGGAGATGAGGCGAAGATTGAAGAGCGCATCAAGCTTGCGCAAAAGCAGAACGATCCGATCGCCGCTCTTAAAGACAGCGTGCAGATTCTGAACGAATACCCGGGCAGTCGCGCCGCCCGTCGCCTGAAAGACAAGCCGCTGGAAATTTACAATTCCCTGAGCGAAAAACTGGTCAAGGTCAAAGCTTTGAATGAAATGGAAGAAGCTGACACCACACGGTTAATGGAGTGGGCGCACAACATGCATCGTCGGGCGGATTATTCCGGTTCTCTGTCGTTGGCGATGAAGGCTTTGGATAAGAGTCCCCAGGCGCCTTCCACGACCTCGGCACTTTGGATTGCCAGCCGTTCCGCGCATTTCCTGGGTCAGTACGACAAGGCTTTGGAACTTTATAAAAAGCTTTACACCTATCATCTGGGTTCGGATGAAGCCGCCGAAGCCTTGTTCCGCGCAAGTCTGATTTATTTCCGCAAGCAGGACTATACAAGCTCTTCGGCCTTGCTGGAGCGTCTGTTGCAGCAGGGACGGGATCGCTATGATCTGAATGGGCAGTACTGGCTTGTGCGCTCTTTGCAGGAAAGCAAGTCCGAGCGGGCAACGCAAGCGGCGGCCGATCTGATTGAGCGCTATCCGTTTTCTTATTATGGTCTTCGTCTTCGCGCAGAATCACAAAAGGGCAAACTGTCCTGGCCGGATAACAAAGACAAGGCACCCGCATTGGGGAATGAATTCTTTGTTGTGGGTGCACAAAAAAGTGCGTGGCACCGGTTCAAGATTTTGTCTGAGGCCGGTTGGGTGAGCGAGGCGCAGGAGGAATTGTCTTCCGTGCCATTCCTGAAAGATGCCACGCTCAAAGTTCAGTTGGCAGAAAAGCTGGTGGAGCGTCATCAGTACGTGACCGCCATTCGCTGGATCAATGAGGCCCTGGAAGCGGATCCGCGTCTGCGTCGCGAGCAGTTTGTGAAGATCGGCTACCCTGAAGCCTTTGCCAGCTTGTATCAGGTTGAGGCGGACCGTTACGGAGTCGACGCGGTTTTGTTTAAAAGTCTGACTCGTCAGGAAAGTGCCTTCAATCTGAAAGCGGTGTCCACTTCAAATGCCCTGGGGCTGATGCAGATGATTCCGCCGACCGCTCAAGAAGTGTCCAAGAAACTGGGCATGAAGGTGGAGCTTCCCGATGATATGTTCCGTCCCGAAGTGAACATCCCGATGGGGTCTTACTATGTCTCCCAGATGTTAGACCAGTTCCAGGGAAGCGTTCCTTTCGCTCTGGCGGCTTATAACGCAGGACCCTATCGCATGAAGCTGTGGATCGATGCAAGAGCTGAGGTCAGCGAACTACTTGCCAAACCCAGCTCCGCACCAGTGGATGAACTGTGGTTTGATGAGCTTCCCTGGACGGAAACAAGCTTTTACGTGAAGGCCATTCTTCGCAACGTCCTGCTGTATCGACTGTCAGAGAAGGGCAATTACGAGGTAAATCCCGTCTTATGGCAGGATTTGCTCAACAAAAAGGCAAAATAA
- a CDS encoding flippase activity-associated protein Agl23 yields MKSFKVTNFSHAAFWAGLFLLALISRFALLTNKPIHFDESINGWFVMQMSKLGYYKYDPNNYHGPMYFYLLQGFETLWGRSLETLRTVPAMFSVLSVVILAWGALRPKAVNMVMAVLVLISPAFIFFGRSGIHEMPFVFFQLVAGMGILRWIGRQDEKALGLFLIGLWGMMALKETFVITMFAWVVAFLILGWSHLRTMFSPETIRLAWSGRLTVLTVLLLLIFLQLFTGFYQNLSGIVDFFKAVLPWLKTGVHGHGHEKSVWYWVQVLYTAEPLVLFGGALAVAGVFSKRKELRAVSVFSLVQLAVYSLIPYKTVWCVLSLVWGFYFVLAMTLVNAFESRFLGRHVLAGVALILAALGLRSAWISVYQRPIDLTHPYVYVNSTYELVQVSDLITGNILKKPSLAQQRMQVGMKEQWPWPWLLRYSNNLSYELCSKRILEDASVYFCDYNVGEYVERLLNEPYWKLEVVFRQSREPSLIYLRKADFDLSDYKGPKHIVGPELEESP; encoded by the coding sequence ATGAAATCTTTCAAGGTCACGAACTTCTCTCATGCGGCTTTCTGGGCGGGGCTTTTCCTGCTGGCTCTGATCAGCCGTTTTGCTCTTTTGACCAATAAACCCATTCACTTTGATGAAAGCATCAACGGCTGGTTCGTGATGCAGATGTCAAAGCTGGGATACTACAAATACGATCCGAATAACTATCATGGACCGATGTATTTTTATTTGCTGCAGGGCTTTGAAACCCTGTGGGGCCGCAGTCTTGAAACCCTGCGGACGGTGCCAGCCATGTTCAGTGTGCTCAGTGTGGTTATCCTGGCCTGGGGGGCTCTTCGTCCCAAGGCGGTGAACATGGTGATGGCGGTGCTGGTGCTGATCAGTCCGGCGTTTATCTTTTTCGGCCGGTCCGGGATCCACGAAATGCCGTTTGTGTTCTTCCAACTGGTGGCAGGGATGGGAATTTTGCGCTGGATCGGCCGTCAGGATGAAAAAGCTTTGGGGCTTTTTCTGATCGGGTTGTGGGGCATGATGGCGTTGAAAGAAACCTTCGTGATCACGATGTTTGCGTGGGTGGTCGCTTTTTTGATTCTGGGCTGGAGTCATCTTCGCACGATGTTTTCCCCGGAAACCATCCGTCTGGCGTGGAGCGGTCGGTTGACTGTGCTGACGGTGTTGCTGCTTTTGATCTTCCTGCAGTTGTTCACCGGCTTTTACCAGAATCTTTCGGGCATTGTTGATTTCTTTAAAGCCGTGCTGCCGTGGCTGAAAACCGGAGTGCATGGGCACGGTCATGAAAAGAGCGTGTGGTACTGGGTGCAGGTGCTGTACACGGCCGAGCCTTTGGTTTTGTTCGGAGGCGCGCTCGCGGTTGCCGGTGTTTTCTCTAAACGCAAAGAGCTGCGTGCGGTCAGTGTGTTTTCGTTGGTGCAACTGGCGGTGTATTCGCTGATTCCCTACAAGACCGTGTGGTGTGTGCTGTCGCTGGTGTGGGGCTTTTACTTTGTGCTGGCCATGACCCTGGTGAATGCTTTCGAATCCCGCTTTCTGGGGCGTCACGTGCTGGCCGGGGTGGCTTTGATTTTGGCGGCCCTGGGACTTCGCAGTGCCTGGATATCTGTGTACCAAAGACCGATCGATTTGACGCATCCTTATGTTTATGTCAATTCCACCTATGAGCTGGTGCAGGTTTCAGACCTGATCACCGGAAACATCCTGAAAAAACCTTCGTTGGCCCAACAAAGAATGCAAGTCGGCATGAAAGAACAGTGGCCATGGCCGTGGCTTCTGCGTTATTCAAATAATCTTTCTTATGAGCTTTGCAGCAAGCGCATTCTGGAAGACGCATCCGTCTATTTCTGTGATTACAATGTGGGCGAATATGTTGAGCGTCTGCTGAATGAGCCGTACTGGAAGCTGGAAGTGGTCTTCCGTCAGTCGCGGGAGCCTTCTTTGATTTACCTGCGCAAGGCTGATTTTGATTTGAGTGATTACAAGGGGCCCAAGCACATCGTGGGGCCTGAGTTGGAGGAGTCTCCGTGA